TGACCGACGCGCGCTCCTGGGGCGCGATCTCGCCGTCGGCGCACGCCACCTCGACGAGCATGCGAAGCAGGGAGACGCGCAGCTCGCGGATCTCGATCTTGCTGACGATGTCGGTGAGGCGGCTGGGCTTCTGGAACTCCTTCTCGATGAGTGCGGCGACATGCTCGTCGCGGGGCGACAGGCCGACGCCCGCCACCACGTCATCGAGCTGCTGGCGCTCATCCTCGGTGATGCGGCCATCGCTCGCCGCTACGTTGGCCATGGCCTGCACGAACGCCAGCAATTGCTCCTGGGGGTACTCGCGCGACATATCGTCTCCTGGGCGGGCTGCTCGGTGGCGCAGGATAGTGGGCGCTCGCGAGGACCGGAAACGGTTTCCTCCGGGTGCGCTCCCCGAGTACGCCGCGCGACAACTTCACGCTCACGGCGCTGCCTGAGCGTCTGCTGTGCGAGCCCAGGTCCGCACCACCTCGATGAAACGTCGCAGCCGCGCTGGGTAGAAGTGGGCGTGCGGGTACACCAGCCACACGGGCAGCGCCTGCGCATGCCAGTCCGGCACCAGATGCACCAGGCGGCCTTCGGCAAGGTCATCGGCCACCAGCCAGGACGACATGATGCAGGCCCCGGTGCCTTCCAGCGCGGCGGTGCGCATCGCGTAGAGGCTGTCGGTGGCAAGGCGCGGGCGGATGGGCAGCACCTGCCGCCGGCCGTCCAGGTGGGTGAGGGCCACCTCGTCGCGGTAGAAGGTGCTGAGCGCCAGCCACGGCAGGCTCGCCAATGCCGAAGGTTCTTCGGGCGCCTTGCGTCGGCCGAGCAATGCAGGCGAGGCCACGACGATGCGTGGAATCTCCGACAACCTCCAGGCCACCAGCGAGGCATCGCGCAGCTCGCCGACCTGGATCGCGCAGTCGACACCCGCCCCGATGAAGTCGTGAAACTCGTCACGCAGCAGCCATTCGATCGAAACCTTCGGATGCTCGCGCAAGTAGCGAGCCATCGGCGCGCATAGCCGCACCTGCCCGAGCGCATGCGGCACCACCACACGAAGCAGGCCTTCAGGCTCGTCCTTCGTGCCCCGGACGTCCGCCTCGAACGCGGCCCAGCCTTCCAGCAACGCCTTGGCGCGGTCGTAGCAGCGTTCACCGTCCTTGGTGAGCTTCATCTCGTGGGTGGAGCGCTGCAGCAGCCGCACGCCGAAGAAGTGCTCCAACGCCTGCAGCCGGCGGCTGATCGTCGGCTGCGTCGTGTGCAACTGGACCGCCGCGGCGGACAAGCTGCCGGCCTCGACGATGCGCACGAAGGTCTGCATCAGCGCGATCCGGTCGGTTGAGGCGGATTCTCGTCCCATACGGACCGCGTATAGCAATTGTGCGGACCGGACCTCTACAGGAGCGGATGGGCACTGAGCACACTGAGGCTACGTCTGGATGCCTGCCAGGAGCCGCACATGTCCCCAAGCTACTCGCTGACCCCCACCGCCGCACCGCACGCCACTCGACTCGCCACCCTGAGCCCACCGCTGCTCGGCACA
Above is a genomic segment from Hyalangium ruber containing:
- a CDS encoding tellurite resistance TerB family protein, with product MSREYPQEQLLAFVQAMANVAASDGRITEDERQQLDDVVAGVGLSPRDEHVAALIEKEFQKPSRLTDIVSKIEIRELRVSLLRMLVEVACADGEIAPQERASVKEAASAFGIDVSVADELIDWTLASIKLEQREREIMEKLS
- a CDS encoding LysR family transcriptional regulator, which gives rise to MGRESASTDRIALMQTFVRIVEAGSLSAAAVQLHTTQPTISRRLQALEHFFGVRLLQRSTHEMKLTKDGERCYDRAKALLEGWAAFEADVRGTKDEPEGLLRVVVPHALGQVRLCAPMARYLREHPKVSIEWLLRDEFHDFIGAGVDCAIQVGELRDASLVAWRLSEIPRIVVASPALLGRRKAPEEPSALASLPWLALSTFYRDEVALTHLDGRRQVLPIRPRLATDSLYAMRTAALEGTGACIMSSWLVADDLAEGRLVHLVPDWHAQALPVWLVYPHAHFYPARLRRFIEVVRTWARTADAQAAP